Proteins from a genomic interval of Arvicola amphibius chromosome 14, mArvAmp1.2, whole genome shotgun sequence:
- the LOC119800848 gene encoding histone H2A type 2-C — MSGRGKQGGKARAKAKSRSSRAGLQFPVGRVHRLLRKGNYAERVGAGAPVYMAAVLEYLTAEILELAGNAARDNKKTRIIPRHLQLAIRNDEELNKLLGKVTIAQGGVLPNIQAVLLPKKTESHKTKSK; from the coding sequence ATGTCTGGCCGCGGTAAGCAAGGAGGCAAGGCCCGCGCCAAGGCCAAGTCGCGGTCGTCCCGCGCCGGCCTGCAGTTCCCGGTAGGGCGCGTGCACCGGCTGCTGCGCAAAGGCAACTACGCGGAGCGCGTGGGCGCGGGCGCGCCCGTGTACATGGCGGCCGTGCTGGAGTACCTGACGGCCGAGATCCTGGAGCTGGCGGGCAACGCGGCCCGCGACAACAAGAAGACGCGCATCATCCCGCGCCACCTGCAGCTGGCCATCCGCAACGACGAGGAGCTCAACAAGCTGCTGGGCAAAGTGACGATCGCGCAGGGCGGCGTCCTGCCCAACATCCAGGCCGTACTGCTGCCCAAGAAGACCGAGAGCCACAAGACTAAGAGCAAGTGA
- the LOC119800816 gene encoding histone H2A type 2-B, whose protein sequence is MSGRGKQGGKARAKAKSRSSRAGLQFPVGRVHRLLRKGNYAERVGAGAPVYMAAVLEYLTAEILELAGNAARDNKKTRIIPRHLQLAVRNDEELNKLLGGVTIAQGGVLPNIQAVLLPKKTESHKPGKNK, encoded by the coding sequence ATGTCTGGTCGCGGTAAGCAAGGAGGCAAGGCCCGCGCCAAGGCCAAGTCGCGGTCGTCCCGCGCCGGCCTGCAGTTCCCGGTGGGGCGCGTGCACCGGCTGCTGCGCAAGGGCAACTACGCGGAGCGCGTGGGCGCGGGCGCGCCCGTGTACATGGCGGCCGTGCTGGAGTACCTGACGGCCGAGATCCTGGAGCTGGCGGGCAACGCGGCCCGCGACAACAAGAAGACGCGCATCATCCCGCGCCACTTGCAGCTGGCTGTGAGGAACGACGAGGAGCTCAACAAGCTGCTAGGAGGGGTCACCATCGCCCAGGGCGGCGTCCTGCCCAATATCCAGGCTGTTTTATtaccaaagaaaacagagagccaTAAGCCCGGcaagaacaaataa